GCCTCCACAAGGGAAGCCTCGGGAGGCGGCGAGGAAGGGGGAGCCGGAGGCGGAGGGGGCGGCTCCTTCCCCAGGAGAAGGCCTAGGCCTCCCCGCACCAGATCCAGGGCTTCTCTACGGGACTCGGCTAGGCCAAGCTCCCCCGCCAGAAAGTAGGCCCTAAGGGCAGCGTCGTCCGCATACGGGCTCGTGCCCCGGGCCAGGTCCAGATAGAGGGCCAGGGCTTCCCTCCTAAACCCCTGCCGTTCCAAAAGCCCACTGGCCCGCCAGACCCCTTGGGGGGTGCTTTGCCGGTAGGCCTCCACCGCCTCGAGGACCCTTCCCATCTCCTCCAGGATCCGCCCCTGGGCGTAGCGGCTTTCCGGGTGGTGGTAGCGGGCCAGGGCCTCCAAGGCCTCCCCCCTTCGCCCAAGCCGCCAAAGGGTATAGCCCAGGCCCAGGTACCCCCTGGGGTCCCCTTTGGCCCACTCCTGGTAAAAGGGCAAGGCCTCCCGATAGCGCCCTAACCGGAAAAGCGCCTGGGCCCGAAGGTCGGGACGCGCCTCGAGGGGAAGGACCTGCAAAAGAGCCTCGTAGGCCCTTCCCCGGAAAAGGGCCAGCCAAAGCCTCTCCCCCTCCCCCAGGGAAAGGAGGGCCTCCACGGCTTCCCTTTCCGGAAGGAGCCGTTCCCAGGCGGAAAAGGCGCGGGGGTCTTGGGCCTGCTGAAGGAGGGAAGCCGCCTTGCGCCAGGCGGCCTTCGCATCCCAGCCCGGCTCAAAGGCCCGCACCCCCTCCAGGAAGAGGGCATAGCGCCAGGCGTACTCCGCCCGCTCCGCCAAGGGCACCTCCTCCCGGCCCACAAGAAGCCAGCCGGAAAGCATCCGGGCATACCCTTCCCCTCCCAGGGCCACCTGGCGCACCTCTTCCGTCACGCCCCTTTCCAGGCTGGCAAGGGGCTCGGGTAAAGCCTGGCTCCGGCAAGAGGTAAGGACCACCCAGGCAAGGACAAGAAGCCACCGCACACCCCCACCCTAAAGGAAAAAGGTGAGAAACCCATGGCGAGGGATGACCCCGCCACCCAGGCCTTGGGAAGCCAAGGCTTCCCTTAGGGATAGCCCCCTGGCAAAACCCGGGGGGGTGGGCGTAGCCTGGTAAGGCCTATGGGTATGGAAGGCCGTATTCCCCCCCACAACCTCGAGGCGGAACAGAGCGTCCTGGGGGCCATTCTCCTGGATTCAGACGTGCTGGACGAGCTGGAAGGCCTCCTCCCCTCTCCCGAAGCCTTTTACGCGGAGGGCCACCGCAAGATCTACGCCGCCATGCAGGCCCTGAGGTCCCAGGGCAAGCCCGTGGACCTGGTGACCCTGGCGGAGGAGCTTTCCCGCCGAGGGGAACTGGAAGCCCTGGGAGGGGTAAGCTACCTGGTCCAGCTTTCCGAGGCCACCCCCACCGCCGCCTACGCGGAGCACTACGCCCGCATCGTGGCGGAGAAGTGGACCCTAAGAAAGCTCATCCAGGCGGCAGGCGAGGCCATGCGCCTGGCCTACGAGGAAGCGGGCAGCCTGGACGAGATCCTGGACACCGCGGGCAAGAAGATCCTCGAGGTGGCCCTCACCCAGACGGAAACCGAGGCCCGCCCCATACGGGAGCTGGTCCACGAAACCTTTGAGCACATCGAATCCCTTTTCCAGAACAAGGGTGAGGTTTCCGGGGTCCGTACCGGCTTCAAAGAGCTGGACCAGCTCATCGGCACCCTGGCCCCGGGCTCCTTGAACATCATCGCCGCCCGCCCCGCCATGGGAAAGACCGCCTTCGCCCTCACCATCGCCCAGAACGCCGCCTTGAAGGAGGGCATAGGGGTGGGCATCTACTCCCTGGAGATGCCCGCTTCCCAGCTCACCCTGCGCCTTATGTGCTCGGAAGCCCGCATCGACATGAACCGGGTACGCCTGGGCCAGCTCACGGACCGGGACTTCTCCCGCCTGGTGGACGTGGCGGGAAGGCTTTCCGAGGCTCCCATCTACATCGACGACACCCCAGACCTCACCCTGATGGAGCTTAGGGCCCGGGCCAGAAGGCTCAGGAGCCAGCACGAGGTGGGCCTTCTCATCATCGATTACCTCCAGCTCATGTCCGGCCCCGGGGCCGGCAGGCAGGGGGAAAACCGGCAACAGGAGATCGCGGCCATCTCCCGAGGGCTCAAGGCCCTCGCCCGGGAGCTCAACGTGCCCGTGATCGCTCTAAGCCAGCTTTCCCGGGCAGTGGAAGCCAGGCCCAACAAGCGGCCCATGCTGTCGGATCTAAGGGAATCAGGCAGCATCGAGCAGGACGCTGACCTGGTGATGTTCATCTACCGGGACGAGTACTATAACCCCCACTCCGAAAAGGCGGGGATCGCGGAGATCATCGTGGGCAAACAGCGCAACGGCCCCACCGGCACCGTGGAGCTCCAGTTCCACGCCGCCCACGTGCGCTTCAACGACCTGGCCCGGGAACCCTAGGAATGGCCTGCCTGCAAAAGGGCGGCCGCCCCTTGGGCCAAGGCTTCCTTCAGGTCCCGGTGGCCTAGGGAGAGACCCAAGGCAAGGGCCTCGAGGTAGCTTTCCTCAATAAGGGCGATCTCTATGGCAATGATCTTCTCAAAGGCCTCCACCGCGCCGTAGACCTCCGGCCCACGGAGGGCGGTGCGCAGGTGCTCGAGGGAGAGCTCCTGCACGATGCCCATGGCAGGGATCATGGCCCGGGGGCCGATGCCAAGCCTGGCGTGCACCAGTCCGATCCGCCTACGCCCTTCCGCATAGGCCCGGTCGTAGGCGCCAGAGAAAAGCTCGGCATACCAGCGGGCAAAGGTGCCGTAAAGCCGTTCCACCCTTCCGGGTACCGCATGAAGAATCCCCCCAAGCTCCTCGTCCCGCCCCAGGTAGTCGTAGAAGGCCAAGGCCACCTCGGGAGCCAAGGGAACCATGAGGTCCCCCAGCTCCCGGAGCATGGCCGCATGCCCCTCGGTGAAACCGGTGCGGCGCTTGAGGAGGTTCAGAAGGGCCCCGGGGTCCACGGGACAAATGTACCTTCCCAGGGCCAGTAAGTCCAGAGCCCGGGGAGGAAAGGAGGACCCCAGGCTCAGCGGGACGGTAGGGCCGGTGAGCGCGCGGCCAAGGGCCCTACTCCGTGCTCACCCCCTGCTCCACCTGCTGGCTCACGGGCTCCACCATGCGGAAGTGCTGGGCGGGATCCTCCAAAAGCTTCTCCAGGCGGGCCGCCTTCTCCTCCCGCTTGGCCTCCTTGAGGACCTGGATGTAGGCGGAAAGAAGCTCCCGCACATCCTCCACCCCCCTCAGGTCCAGGGGCTTCACCGCCACCTTGGCCCCCTTGGCCAGGCGGCGCTTCATGGCCTCCTCCGTGAGGCCCATCTCCGGCCAGTGGCGGAGGTAGACCCGCCCCCCGGTCATACCCGAGCA
The Thermus neutrinimicus genome window above contains:
- a CDS encoding transglycosylase SLT domain-containing protein — translated: MRWLLVLAWVVLTSCRSQALPEPLASLERGVTEEVRQVALGGEGYARMLSGWLLVGREEVPLAERAEYAWRYALFLEGVRAFEPGWDAKAAWRKAASLLQQAQDPRAFSAWERLLPEREAVEALLSLGEGERLWLALFRGRAYEALLQVLPLEARPDLRAQALFRLGRYREALPFYQEWAKGDPRGYLGLGYTLWRLGRRGEALEALARYHHPESRYAQGRILEEMGRVLEAVEAYRQSTPQGVWRASGLLERQGFRREALALYLDLARGTSPYADDAALRAYFLAGELGLAESRREALDLVRGGLGLLLGKEPPPPPPAPPSSPPPEASLVEALAASGKEAWARGVVRYALWQRPEGWPALVPLLYRLGAYREGIRFAWPTALAYPRPYREWVEGYAGKEGLDPNLLYALLHVESRFDPRAVSPTGALGLGQFLRSTWGDVARMLGESPADPFDPEASIRYAARYLRWLLGRCAAYGGLEQVACAVTAYNGGIGYTLRGITREGDLYAFLRFQERDEPREYLAQVLAAYAAYRAIP
- the dnaB gene encoding replicative DNA helicase, translating into MEGRIPPHNLEAEQSVLGAILLDSDVLDELEGLLPSPEAFYAEGHRKIYAAMQALRSQGKPVDLVTLAEELSRRGELEALGGVSYLVQLSEATPTAAYAEHYARIVAEKWTLRKLIQAAGEAMRLAYEEAGSLDEILDTAGKKILEVALTQTETEARPIRELVHETFEHIESLFQNKGEVSGVRTGFKELDQLIGTLAPGSLNIIAARPAMGKTAFALTIAQNAALKEGIGVGIYSLEMPASQLTLRLMCSEARIDMNRVRLGQLTDRDFSRLVDVAGRLSEAPIYIDDTPDLTLMELRARARRLRSQHEVGLLIIDYLQLMSGPGAGRQGENRQQEIAAISRGLKALARELNVPVIALSQLSRAVEARPNKRPMLSDLRESGSIEQDADLVMFIYRDEYYNPHSEKAGIAEIIVGKQRNGPTGTVELQFHAAHVRFNDLAREP
- a CDS encoding protoglobin domain-containing protein; translation: MDPGALLNLLKRRTGFTEGHAAMLRELGDLMVPLAPEVALAFYDYLGRDEELGGILHAVPGRVERLYGTFARWYAELFSGAYDRAYAEGRRRIGLVHARLGIGPRAMIPAMGIVQELSLEHLRTALRGPEVYGAVEAFEKIIAIEIALIEESYLEALALGLSLGHRDLKEALAQGAAALLQAGHS